A single genomic interval of Vairimorpha necatrix chromosome 5, complete sequence harbors:
- a CDS encoding putative SP-containing membrane protein, protein MLLISLIFIWYVQKTKASNTNNMGISTEEIHKVLTNFGKLALKDNVQYNSKKFNLGEEVNLIKMMFESLLDKMTFPIKMKSIGSEETYGVEYEIYRDDMTFESFLDVLYEIYDKRKRFGKEIAAYILVYDLGNRVRNLWKALIFVHFCVKELNQNDVKQTIYKLVNTKTNEKNDLLLDQIIRNGEYELLLDNIKHIYEIQGKNNNNSIVDKMLDYKYTTMFMMSSIIMGFIVVIWGLNKILYY, encoded by the coding sequence ATGTTATtgatttctttaatatttatttggtatGTGCAAAAAACGAAAGCAAGcaatacaaataatatgGGAATATCCACTGAAGAAATTCATAAAGTTTTAACGAATTTCGGCAAATTGGCTTTAAAAGACAATGTACAATacaattctaaaaaatttaatctgGGAGAAGAagtaaatttgataaaaatgatgTTTGAGAGTTTGTTAGACAAAATGACTTTtccaataaaaatgaaatcaATAGGGTCGGAAGAGACTTATGGGGTTgaatatgaaatatataGAGACGATATGACCTTTGAGTCATTTTTGGATGTTCTGTATGAAATTTATGACAAAAGAAAGCGCTTTGGCAAGGAAATTGCGGCTTATATCTTAGTATATGATCTTGGTAATCGTGTTAGAAATCTCTGGAAAGCGTTGATTTTTGTACATTTTTGCGTAAAGGAACTCAATCAAAATGATGTTAAACaaacaatttataaattagtGAATACTAaaacaaatgaaaaaaacgATCTATTGCTCGAtcaaattattagaaatggTGAATATGAATTACTTCttgataatataaaacacaTTTATGAAATACAAGGAaagaataataataatagtaTTGTAGACAAAATGCTTgactataaatatactaCGATGTTTATGATGAGTTCAATAATAATGGGTTTTATTGTTGTAATTTGGggtttaaataaaattttgtattattaa
- a CDS encoding zinc-dependent metalloproteinase has product MIFFPLLFITAEIFKVKYLNMDDNPLSKFKFDRRKFKLNVDNKKFIFTNGSKNYITNPCVFTLEQEDSFGYLRICDEYLGLICTLKECWKLESTKDTDPYSVKIDKYSLNKVTANFENFYKSEITNISKKLSDDGLIIKNELRLVDKKILQLKIALINDYDRYKSLNKKANDETLEIFDMTRKILNSLKFKDFMVDIFLSINLNRTTSNLISSKLKDPLTTLESKISKIKSINNKLYDSDLIILITNDKFNDREGMSYLNGLEDRETKYIIVNLDQEDTIFYKAKVLVHEILHTLGSSHDEEGDGFLMDKNFLDKNDKKVLLSEKSVKDIEKFVIKNKKRLFK; this is encoded by the coding sequence atgatattttttcctcTACTCTTCATTACTGCCGAAATATTCAAAGTAAAATACCTAAATATGGACGATAACCCTCttagtaaatttaaatttgatagaCGGaagtttaaattaaatgtagataataaaaaatttatctttacTAATGGATCAAAAAACTACATAACAAATCCATGTGTTTTCACGCTAGAACAAGAAGATTCTTTTGGATATTTGCGTATTTGCGATGAATATTTAGGTCTAATCTGTACACTAAAAGAATGTTGGAAACTTGAAAGTACCAAAGATACAGATCCTTATAGTGTAAAAATCGACAAATAttcattaaataaagtGACAGCTAATTTCGAAAACTTTTATAAGTCAGAAATAACTaatattagtaaaaaaCTGAGTGATGACGGgcttattataaaaaatgaactAAGGCTTGtcgataaaaaaattttacaactAAAAATAGCACTAATAAATGATTACGATAGATACAAAAgtctaaataaaaaggcAAATGACGAAacattagaaatatttgatatgacgagaaaaattttaaacagtttaaaattcaaagaTTTTATGGTCGACATCTTCTTGTCGATAAATCTTAACAGGACGAcatcaaatttaatatcCAGCAAGTTAAAAGATCCACTTACAACTCTTGAGtctaaaatatcaaaaataaaaagtataaataataaattgtaCGATAGTGATTTGATTATCTTAATAacaaatgataaatttaatgatAGAGAAGGAATGAGTTATTTAAATGGATTAGAAGACAGAGAGACAAAATACATAATTGTAAACCTTGATCAGGAAgatacaatattttataaagccAAAGTTTTAGTACATGAGATTTTACACACACTTGGAAGTTCACATGATGAAGAAGGAGATGGATTTTTGAtggataaaaattttttagataaaaatgataaaaaagtcTTGTTGAGTGAGAAGTCTGTAAAAGATATTGAGAAATTTGtgattaaaaacaaaaaacgattatttaaataa